The following are encoded in a window of Impatiens glandulifera chromosome 5, dImpGla2.1, whole genome shotgun sequence genomic DNA:
- the LOC124939840 gene encoding WAT1-related protein At2g37460-like, which yields MMTQQQQDQSKSKFFHKAKPFFAVIFLQFGLAGMDILSKAALNEGMSNYVFVVYRHAIATIAFAPFAFFLEKKTRPKMTVSIFIKLMLLSILEPVIDQNLYILGMKNTTATFAAAMCNVLPAITFVMACIFKLENIRINSTHSQAKVIGTITTVAGAMLMTVIKGPVIHLFWTKATSNIPIEGNNIDLQHSIKGAVMITIGCFSWASFMILQAITLNTYPAELSLTAWICFLGTANGTIVALVMERGNPAAWAVHWDTKFLAAFYSGIVCSGLAYYIQGIVMKVRGPVFVTAFNPLSMVIVAIMSTFILAEKMFLGRVIGAIVIVGGLYLVIWGKSKDYKSSGQLVDEEMSSSKQITYESNSGEEATDHEKTGRKDQQNYDAKNSTMV from the exons atgatgACCCAACAACAACAGGATCAGAGTAAAAGCAAATTCTTTCACAAAGCTAAACCTTTCTTTGCAGTCATTTTCCTGCAATTTGGGCTAGCCGGAATGGATATCCTTTCAAAGGCAGCACTTAATGAAGGAATGAGCAACTACGTGTTTGTTGTTTATCGACATGCGATAGCAACAATTGCTTTTGCACCATTTGCCTTCTTTCTTGAAAA GAAAACAAGACCAAAGATGACAGTTTCTATCTTCATTAAGCTAATGCTACTCAGTATACTCGA GCCAGTGATTGATCAAAACTTGTACATACTGggaatgaagaacacaacagcaACATTTGCAGCTGCAATGTGTAACGTTCTCCCTGCCATAACCTTTGTCATGGCTTGCATATTCAA GCttgaaaatataagaattaatagCACCCATAGCCAAGCTAAGGTTATAGGAACCATAACAACAGTTGCAGGAGCTATGCTAATGACAGTGATAAAAGGTCCAGTCATTCATTTGTTCTGGACAAAAGCAACTAGTAATATTCCCATAGAAGGCAACAATATAGATCTTCAACATTCAATAAAAGGAGCAGTTATGATAACAATCGGGTGTTTCAGTTGGGCTTCATTCATGATCCTCCAA GCTATCACTCTAAATACATATCCAGCTGAACTCTCACTCACTGCGTGGATTTGCTTCTTGGGAACTGCTAATGGCACAATTGTGGCACTTGTAATGGAAAGGGGGAATCCTGCAGCATGGGCTGTACATTGGGACACTAAATTCCTAGCTGCTTTCTATAGT GGAATAGTATGTTCAGGTCTGGCTTATTATATTCAAGGAATAGTAATGAAAGTGAGAGGGCCTGTTTTTGTAACAGCCTTCAATCCCCTTTCCATGGTAATAGTGGCCATTATGAGCACCTTTATTCTGGCAGAGAAGATGTTCTTAGGAAG AGTAATTGGTGCAATAGTCATAGTTGGTGGACTCTATCTTGTTATTTGGGGAAAAAGTAAAGACTACAAATCTTCAGGCCAATTGGTTGATGAAGAAATGTCATCAAGTAAACAAATAACATATGAAAGCAACAGTGGAGAGGAAGCAACAGATCATGAGAAGACAGGAAGAAAAGATCAACAAAACTATGATGCCAAAAACAGTACTATGGTCTAG
- the LOC124939947 gene encoding ras-related protein RABE1a-like: MAAPPARARADYDHLIKLLLIGDSGVGKSCLLLRFSDGSFTTSFITTIGIDFKIRTVELDGKRIKLQIWDTAGQERFRTITTAYYRGAMGILLVYDVTDEASFNNIKNWIKNIEQHASDNVNKILVGNKADMDESKRAVPTSRGQALADECGIKFFETSAKTNLNVEEVFFSIAKDIKQRLTEADSKVEPQTIRINQSDQGAGTSETAQKSACCG, translated from the exons ATGGCCGCTCCTCCAGCGAGAGCTCGAGCAGATTACGATCACCTCATCAAACTGCTTTTGATCGGTGACAGCG GTGTGGGTAAAAGTTGCCTTCTCTTGCGTTTCTCAGATGGTTCCTTCACAACTAGTTTCATCACGACCATTGG TATTGACTTTAAGATAAGGACAGTGGAGCTTGATGGGAAACGAATCAAACTGCAAATTTGGGATACTGCAGGACAGGAAAGGTTTCGAACAATTACAACTG CTTACTACCGTGGGGCCATGGGTATTTTGCTTGTCTATGATGTAACTGATGAGGCTTCTTTCAACA ACATTAAGAATTGGATTAAAAACATTGAACAACATGCCTCTGACAATGTTAACAAAATATTGGTTGGTAACAAGGCAGACATGGATGAAAGCAAAcgg GCTGTTCCCACCTCAAGGGGACAAGCACTTGCTGATGAATGTGGCATCAAGTTCTTTGAGACT aGTGCAAAAACAAATCTGAACGTGGAAGAGGTTTTCTTTTCAATAGCAAAGGACATTAAACAGAGATTGACGGAAGCTGATTCCAAGGTTGAG CCTCAGACCATCAGGATTAACCAGTCAGATCAAGGCGCCGGAACATCTGAAACGGCACAAAAATCAGCATGCTGCGGGTAA
- the LOC124940116 gene encoding histone H2A: MEAGSKSKKGAGGRKGGGPKKKPVSRSVKAGLQFPVGRIGRYLKKGRYSQRIGTGAPVYLAAVLEYLAAEVLELAGNAARDNKKNRIIPRHVLLAVRNDEELGKLLAGVTIAHGGVLPNINPVLLPKKSEKAAVKEPKSPSKATKSPRKA; encoded by the exons ATGGAGGCTGGTTCTAAGTCGAAGAAAGGTGCCGGTGGCAGAAAGGGCGGCGGCCCAAAGAAGAAGCCGGTGTCTAGGTCCGTCAAGGCAGGTTTACAGTTTCCCGTCGGTAGGATCGGTCGTTACTTGAAGAAAGGACGATACTCTCAGCGTATTGGAACCGGTGCTCCTGTTTACCTCGCCGCTGTTCTCGAGTATCTTGCTGCTGAG GTTCTTGAATTGGCTGGGAATGCAGCAAGGGACAATAAGAAGAACAGGATCATTCCCAGGCATGTTCTTCTGGCTGTGAGAAATGATGAAGAACTTGGAAAGCTGCTTGCAGGTGTGACAATTGCTCATGGTGGTGTATTACCCAATATTAACCCAGTTCTTCTTCCTAAGAAGAGTGAAAAGGCAGCTGTAAAAGAGCCTAAATCCCCATCCAAGGCTACCAAATCTCCTAGAAAGGCTTAA